In Agarivorans gilvus, one genomic interval encodes:
- the urtC gene encoding urea ABC transporter permease subunit UrtC, with protein MPKSLLVRFLVKDKVGNTMLLALLVSAILVPLMSLALSPENPLHLSSYWVTLLGKYLCYALLAVAVDLVWGYCGILSLGHGAFFALGGYAMGMYLMRQIGDRGVYANPELPDFMVFLDWSELPWYWLGFDMFPFAMLMVFLAPGILAFVFGYLAFRSRVTGVYLSIITQALTYALMLAFFRNDMGFGGNNGLTDFKDILGFNLQADSTRAVLFALSALALAGAYILCRWIVNSKLGRVLIAVRDSESRTRFIGYRVERFKLFVFVVSAMLAGVAGALYVPQVGIINPGEFAPLNSIESIVWVAVGGRGTLFGAIFGALLVNFGKSWFTGVFPELWLFFLGALFVITTLWLPKGVVGLYGSIKAKRQERAAMAAQPTSSASSEPSSSSSQSEPSAKGAVNNA; from the coding sequence ATGCCAAAGTCTCTATTAGTTAGATTTTTAGTTAAAGACAAAGTAGGCAATACGATGTTGCTGGCTTTGTTAGTTTCAGCCATCTTAGTGCCCTTGATGAGTTTGGCGCTAAGCCCGGAGAATCCTCTACACTTGAGCTCTTACTGGGTCACTCTGCTAGGCAAGTACCTGTGTTATGCCTTGCTAGCGGTAGCGGTGGATTTAGTCTGGGGTTATTGCGGCATTCTTAGCTTGGGCCACGGGGCCTTCTTTGCTCTGGGCGGTTATGCCATGGGCATGTACTTGATGCGCCAGATTGGTGACCGTGGGGTATATGCTAACCCTGAATTGCCCGACTTCATGGTGTTCCTCGATTGGTCAGAATTACCTTGGTATTGGCTAGGCTTTGATATGTTCCCCTTTGCCATGTTAATGGTGTTTTTAGCGCCGGGTATTTTAGCCTTTGTGTTTGGTTACTTGGCCTTCCGCTCTCGCGTTACCGGGGTGTACCTATCAATTATTACTCAGGCACTAACTTACGCCTTAATGCTGGCCTTCTTCCGTAACGACATGGGCTTTGGCGGTAACAATGGTTTGACCGACTTTAAAGACATACTTGGCTTTAACTTACAGGCCGATTCCACTCGTGCAGTGTTGTTTGCCTTAAGTGCCTTGGCGCTAGCGGGCGCGTACATTCTATGCCGCTGGATCGTGAATTCTAAGTTGGGGCGCGTATTGATTGCGGTGCGTGATAGCGAAAGCCGCACGCGTTTCATCGGTTATCGTGTCGAGCGCTTCAAGCTGTTTGTATTTGTGGTATCGGCAATGCTAGCCGGTGTTGCTGGAGCCTTATATGTACCGCAAGTGGGCATTATTAACCCGGGCGAATTTGCGCCACTTAACTCCATTGAAAGCATTGTGTGGGTGGCCGTAGGTGGTCGCGGTACGTTGTTTGGGGCGATCTTCGGGGCACTATTGGTGAACTTTGGTAAGTCTTGGTTTACTGGGGTATTCCCTGAACTGTGGCTGTTCTTCTTAGGCGCTTTGTTTGTGATTACTACGCTGTGGCTACCTAAAGGGGTGGTGGGTTTGTATGGCAGCATCAAGGCTAAACGCCAAGAGCGTGCAGCTATGGCGGCGCAGCCGACTTCGTCAGCTTCGTCAGAGCCTAGTTCGTCTTCATCTCAGTCTGAACCTTCAGCCAAAGGAGCGGTAAACAATGCGTAG